From a region of the Drosophila virilis strain 15010-1051.87 chromosome 3, Dvir_AGI_RSII-ME, whole genome shotgun sequence genome:
- the verm gene encoding chitin deacetylase 1 isoform X1 encodes MARWWPIVTFLLFCCAAAQHQDKLEGVDVEEVCADRPADEYFRLDTEGDCREVYRCDSAGEDGSNRLAPIRCAGGLAFDVLRQLCDWKTNVKNCDIDQKPRKAQPILKTDEPICPDGKLSCGDGECLDKELFCNGKSDCKDESDENACSVDEDPNRAPECDPTQCALPDCFCSADGTRIPGGIEPQQVPQMITITFNGAVNVDNIDLYDDIFNGQHQNPNGCSIKGTFFVSHKYTNYSAVQDLHRRGHEISVFSLTHKDDPNYWTGGSYDDWLAEMAGSRLIVERFANITDGSIIGMRAPYLRVGGNKQFEMMADQFFVYDASITASLGRVPIWPYTLYFRMPHKCNGNAHNCPSRSHPVWEMVMNELDRRDDPTFDESLPGCHMVDSCSNVASGEQFARLLRHNFNRHYNSNRAPLGLHFHASWLKSKKEYRDELIKFIEEMLGRNDVFFVTNLQVIQWMQNPTELNSLRDFQEWKEKCDVKGQPYCSLPNACPLTTRELPGETLRLFTCMECPNNYPWILDPTGDGFSV; translated from the exons CCCAACATCAGGACAAGCTCGAGGGCGTTGATGTTGAAGAAGTGTGCGCGGATCGTCCCGCTGATGAATATTTCCGTTTAGATACGGAGGGCGATTGCCGTGAAGTTTACAG GTGCGACAGTGCCGGAGAAGATGGCAGCAATCGCTTGGCACCGATCCGCTGTGCCGGCGGCTTGGCGTTCGATGTGTTGCGTCAGCTGTGCGATTGGAAGACGAATGTTAAGAATTGCGATATCGATCAAA AGCCCCGCAAGGCGCAGCCCATATTGAAGACAGATGAGCCCATCTGTCCCGATGGCAAGCTCTCCTGCGGCGATGGCGAGTGCCTGGACAAGGAGCTCTTCTGCAACGGCAAGTCCGACTGCAAGGATGAGTCCGATGAGAATGCCTGCT CTGTTGATGAGGATCCCAACCGTGCACCTGAGTGCGATCCGACGCAGTGCGCTCTGCCCGATTGCTTCTGCTCCGCGGACGGTACACGCATTCCCGGCGGCATTGAGCCCCAGCAGGTGCCACAGATGATCACCATTACGTTCAACGGTGCCGTCAATGTGGACAATATTGATTTGTACGATGACATCTTCAATGGCCAGCACCAGAATCCCAATGGCTGCTCCATCAAGGGTACATTCTTTGTCTCGCACAAGTATACCAACTACTCGGCTGTGCAGGATCTGCATCGTCGCGGACACGAGATCTCCGTTTTCTCGCTGACCCACAAGGATGATCCCAACTACTGGACGGGCGGCAGCTACGATGACTGGCTGGCCGAGATGGCGGGCTCCCGTTTGATTGTCGAGCGTTTCGCTAACATCACAGATGGCTCCATCATTGGCATGCGTGCACCCTACCTGCGTGTGGGTGGCAACAAGCAGTTCGAGATGATGGCGGATCAGTTCTTTGTGTACGATGCCTCGATTACCGCCTCGCTGGGTCGCGTGCCCATCTGgccatataccctgtacttccGTATGCCGCACAAGTGCAATGGCAATGCCCACAACTGCCCATCGCGTAGCCATCCCGTCTGGGAGATGGTTATGAATGAGCTGGATCGTCGCGATGATCCCACCTTTGATGAGTCGCTGCCCGGTTGCCACATGGTTGACTCGTGCTCGAACGTCGCCTCTGGCGAGCAGTTCGCACGTCTGCTGCGCCACAATTTCAATCGCCACTACAATAGCAACCGCGCCCCTCTTGGCCTCCACTTCCATGCCTCGTGGCTCAAGTCGAAGAAGGAGTATCGCGATGAGCTGATCAAGTTCATTGAGGAGATGCTGGGACGCAACGATGTGTTCTTTGTGACCAATCTGCAGGTCATTCAGTGGATGCAGAATCCCACAGAGCTCAATTCGCTGCGCGACTTCCAAGAGTGGAAGGAGAAATGCGATGTCAAGGGTCAGCCCTACTGCTCGCTGCCCAACGCCTGCCCGCTGACCACACGCGAGCTGCCCGGCGAGACGCTGCGTCTGTTCACCTGCATGGAGTGCCCCAATAACTATCCCTGGATCCTCGATCCCACTGGCGATGGCTTCTCCGTTTAA
- the verm gene encoding chitin deacetylase 1 isoform X2 yields the protein MARWWPIVTFLLFCCAAAQHQDKLEGVDVEEVCADRPADEYFRLDTEGDCREVYRCTRSGLKEIQCPSGLAFDVIKQTCDWKAKVTNCDEKEKPRKAQPILKTDEPICPDGKLSCGDGECLDKELFCNGKSDCKDESDENACSVDEDPNRAPECDPTQCALPDCFCSADGTRIPGGIEPQQVPQMITITFNGAVNVDNIDLYDDIFNGQHQNPNGCSIKGTFFVSHKYTNYSAVQDLHRRGHEISVFSLTHKDDPNYWTGGSYDDWLAEMAGSRLIVERFANITDGSIIGMRAPYLRVGGNKQFEMMADQFFVYDASITASLGRVPIWPYTLYFRMPHKCNGNAHNCPSRSHPVWEMVMNELDRRDDPTFDESLPGCHMVDSCSNVASGEQFARLLRHNFNRHYNSNRAPLGLHFHASWLKSKKEYRDELIKFIEEMLGRNDVFFVTNLQVIQWMQNPTELNSLRDFQEWKEKCDVKGQPYCSLPNACPLTTRELPGETLRLFTCMECPNNYPWILDPTGDGFSV from the exons CCCAACATCAGGACAAGCTCGAGGGCGTTGATGTTGAAGAAGTGTGCGCGGATCGTCCCGCTGATGAATATTTCCGTTTAGATACGGAGGGCGATTGCCGTGAAGTTTACAG atGTACTAGGTCGGGCCTAAAAGAAATTCAGTGTCCCTCCGGCCTGGCCTTTGACGTTATTAAGCAGACCTGCGACTGGAAGGCCAAGGTGACTAACTGCGATGAGAAAGAGA AGCCCCGCAAGGCGCAGCCCATATTGAAGACAGATGAGCCCATCTGTCCCGATGGCAAGCTCTCCTGCGGCGATGGCGAGTGCCTGGACAAGGAGCTCTTCTGCAACGGCAAGTCCGACTGCAAGGATGAGTCCGATGAGAATGCCTGCT CTGTTGATGAGGATCCCAACCGTGCACCTGAGTGCGATCCGACGCAGTGCGCTCTGCCCGATTGCTTCTGCTCCGCGGACGGTACACGCATTCCCGGCGGCATTGAGCCCCAGCAGGTGCCACAGATGATCACCATTACGTTCAACGGTGCCGTCAATGTGGACAATATTGATTTGTACGATGACATCTTCAATGGCCAGCACCAGAATCCCAATGGCTGCTCCATCAAGGGTACATTCTTTGTCTCGCACAAGTATACCAACTACTCGGCTGTGCAGGATCTGCATCGTCGCGGACACGAGATCTCCGTTTTCTCGCTGACCCACAAGGATGATCCCAACTACTGGACGGGCGGCAGCTACGATGACTGGCTGGCCGAGATGGCGGGCTCCCGTTTGATTGTCGAGCGTTTCGCTAACATCACAGATGGCTCCATCATTGGCATGCGTGCACCCTACCTGCGTGTGGGTGGCAACAAGCAGTTCGAGATGATGGCGGATCAGTTCTTTGTGTACGATGCCTCGATTACCGCCTCGCTGGGTCGCGTGCCCATCTGgccatataccctgtacttccGTATGCCGCACAAGTGCAATGGCAATGCCCACAACTGCCCATCGCGTAGCCATCCCGTCTGGGAGATGGTTATGAATGAGCTGGATCGTCGCGATGATCCCACCTTTGATGAGTCGCTGCCCGGTTGCCACATGGTTGACTCGTGCTCGAACGTCGCCTCTGGCGAGCAGTTCGCACGTCTGCTGCGCCACAATTTCAATCGCCACTACAATAGCAACCGCGCCCCTCTTGGCCTCCACTTCCATGCCTCGTGGCTCAAGTCGAAGAAGGAGTATCGCGATGAGCTGATCAAGTTCATTGAGGAGATGCTGGGACGCAACGATGTGTTCTTTGTGACCAATCTGCAGGTCATTCAGTGGATGCAGAATCCCACAGAGCTCAATTCGCTGCGCGACTTCCAAGAGTGGAAGGAGAAATGCGATGTCAAGGGTCAGCCCTACTGCTCGCTGCCCAACGCCTGCCCGCTGACCACACGCGAGCTGCCCGGCGAGACGCTGCGTCTGTTCACCTGCATGGAGTGCCCCAATAACTATCCCTGGATCCTCGATCCCACTGGCGATGGCTTCTCCGTTTAA